CGGTTTGACCACGATTGCGATCCCGCGTTATGAAAGCGGTTATTTGGCGGCGAAGGAGCTGCTCGAGATGATCAAGGGCACAACGGGCAGGGAGCCCTTTAAGCTGAATGCCACCATCCAGTGGAGAAAAACGGTGAGATAAACTTTATGATTGCAACTAGTAAAATATCAATAATTTTACTAGTTTTTTTACTTAGTATTTTTATGAAAACGCGTACAATTTTTATTGACAATCTAGGTAAACCGCCCTATGATGGGTTTGTAAACGTTTTACTTTATAGAGTCCTTAAGGGGGAGGCGTGTCACTTGAAAAAAGTAAAAAGGGTATTTAGCATACTTACAGCAACGGCTTTGGTTGCAACACTTGCAGCCTGCGGTGGTACATCTGACAAAGATTCTGGAGCAGCATCCGGTGGTGATGGGGGAGATAAGCTGAAGAAAATTACGCTCTTCCAATCGAAAGTTGAAATTACAGAACCTCTTGAAGCTTTGGTTAAAACCTATAAAGAAGAAACCGGCAATGAGGTTGAAGTATGGGGTGCCGCAGGAGACGCTTATTCGCAGCAGCTGGTAGCGAAGCTCAGCAGCAACCAGGGACCGACGATATTCAGCGTGGCTCCAGGGCCCGAGTCCGAGAAGCTGAAATCTTATTTCTCCGATTTGAGCGGCGAAGAGTATGTGAAGAACATCGCGCCTGACATGGAATTGAAGGTCGATGATAAAACGGTCGGCGTTCCATACGGCGTAGAGGGCTTCGGCCTCGTGTATAACAAGGATCTGGTGGATCCGGCTAACATGAAGGACCTGGATTCCTTCACCAAGACGCTGGAGCAGCTGAAGGCTGACGGGAAGAACGGTTTGAGCCTGTCCCAAGAGGCATACTTCCTGATCGGACATATCATCAACACGCCGTTTGCGCTTCAATCCGATCCGCTGGCCTTTATCGACCAGCTGAACAAAGGCGAAGTGAAGATGGCCGATACGAAGGAGTTCCAAGAGTGGGCGAAATTCATGGACGTGATCAAGGCCAACACCAAGAATCCGCTGGAAGTGAAATACGATAGCCAAATGGGCGACTTCGCTACGGAAAAAACGGCTATGGTGCACCAAGGCAACTGGAGTTATTCCATGCTTGCGGACTTCGGCGATTTCGGCTCCAAGGTGGGCATGATGCCGTTCCCGCTTGCCGGCAACGATAAAATCGCCGTCGGCGTGGCCAGCTACTGGGTCGTGAACAATCAGGCGGACGCTGAGGAAGTTAAAGCCGCGAACGCATTCCTGAACTGGCTCTTTACTAGCGACAGCGGCAAGAAAGCCATCGTGGACGATTTCAAATTCATCCCGGCTCTAACGAATATTGAAGCAGGCGATCTGGATCCATTGTCTCAAGCGGTGCACGAAGCAACCACGAAGGGTGAGACGATCACTTGGGCGTTGAACTACTTCCC
This Paenibacillus sp. JZ16 DNA region includes the following protein-coding sequences:
- a CDS encoding ABC transporter substrate-binding protein, whose product is MKKVKRVFSILTATALVATLAACGGTSDKDSGAASGGDGGDKLKKITLFQSKVEITEPLEALVKTYKEETGNEVEVWGAAGDAYSQQLVAKLSSNQGPTIFSVAPGPESEKLKSYFSDLSGEEYVKNIAPDMELKVDDKTVGVPYGVEGFGLVYNKDLVDPANMKDLDSFTKTLEQLKADGKNGLSLSQEAYFLIGHIINTPFALQSDPLAFIDQLNKGEVKMADTKEFQEWAKFMDVIKANTKNPLEVKYDSQMGDFATEKTAMVHQGNWSYSMLADFGDFGSKVGMMPFPLAGNDKIAVGVASYWVVNNQADAEEVKAANAFLNWLFTSDSGKKAIVDDFKFIPALTNIEAGDLDPLSQAVHEATTKGETITWALNYFPSGIITNDLAPATQEYFMNPGMTGEQFLQKLDEVWAKASK